The region aaaagcgctatataaatgtaatgaatgaattattattaactgtgcatgtgagtagaaaacggcagatttataaaatatatttgcacagagtacagtgacatattaaacttatactctTATTACACAGGTCTAAATTCATAAACTGAAGTGGCTATTGTAAAAAGGCTTTCTTTTGGCTAGTTAATTATTGATTTCTGCCCTGCATTTTTAATGCTGGTATGTCTCTTTCTCTTGAGGCCAAACTAATGCAGTTACCGAGTAAGGTGTTCAGTTTTGCCTTCAGCCTGGATATATTGAGCCTTTCTTTTTGGAACAATGATGACAGGCAGTGAGAAGTATTAGAGGGACCAAGAGAAGGGATATAAGCGTAGTTGAAACTTTGTtgcacaaaagtattttttttcagatATCCCTAAAAAACTTAAGAGTTAAAAGTTTCCAGAAAGTGGCAGCACAGTGAGATGTGAAATGATTTCAGAAAAACCCACCATAAAAGCTGTAGAAAttaccaaaagaaaataaaaaaagaacaaaatcataACATTTGTGTTTTGCTAAAGCTCTTGatcctagttttttttctttttgtagttaAGGGAGGATTAATTAGTCTTTTCCTTTAATTGGTTTGAGTTGCTTATTTATAAAGTCTAgagcatttttatttgttttggtcaATTTTTATAACTTAGTCTTGTAacttgtttcaaagcagtccctaAATTGATAGTGAATTGAATATGTTGGCCTTCTTTGTAAATCTCTTTTGATAAAAGCATGTGCTAAACGAGTACAGTGTAAATGTAAGAAATATAATATGTTTGACtatattttactttgtttgaAACTAAGCTTATTGTCAATGGTCTAAAATATTgaagtaaaatcatttactttattttaaaagtatgtgATTTTTATTACTGCGCTTCTTTTaactgtttgttgtctggtacaaatcttgtaatcgatatttaacccacttcctattgtccaaatgacttgaaattttgcacacttactcactttccgatgacaatacatgaatcaataatcagttttactaattgatcaattaatccatgataattaagaaatgaaattttcatatgaagaatagttaaagatttcaccaatagatggccctagtaatggatagaaatattaaaggaagtgttaaaatattgattacaaaattatactaaaacaaacccaagactaaaaagttgaaaataatatatataaaaaaatactttttaaaaaccacacttatattaagttaaaaagtgtactaaaaagtaaaaaaataagtctctcatacaccACTTGTAAAATATTAGGAAATACTCAATACCAGTATTTGGAATTGACAAATTTGATTTGGGATAGTTTGATGGTGGATACCAACCCAGAATTTGCCCGTCGGTCCATCTCTAGCTGAAGTGATGGCCGTTCTCATGATTGCTGAGCTCAACCTGCATGTTGGTGTGAGGGGTTCTGCAATATAGGAGGATCTTGGAAGTACGGAGCTGCTTAATCTAATGAGAGGAGCAATATGAGTTGGTGTTTTAGTTATTATTTCTAGTTCAAAACATGCTTTTTTGTACTGCATTTTGATTAAGTACTCAGTTTGTTTTTATCATAAACAATAGCTGATTATCTATGCTGGTACAgtacctgaaataaaatgaagttataagAGAAACTAACGTCTAGCTCCTTTattctaattacatttttttcccatcCTTGAATTCTTCTACTTTTGCTGTAGGTGTCTCAAGCAGCTTTAGAGCTACAGCAGTACTGCATTCAGAATGCCTGCAAAGATGCTTTACTGGTTGGAGTGCCTGCAGGGAGCAACCCTTTCCGGGAGCCTCGGTCCTGCTCTGTCCTCTAAGCAAAAAGGTATATGCCTGATTTTGTAAGTGTAAAATGCATCTCTTAGAATGTATTGATACTGGTGTTTAGATTCGATGAACTTTGGgccatcttttcattcatatcATACAAATGGTTTGTCCAACTGTTCTCCTATTTTTTGCCAtcattaatttctaaaaaaacaaacaaaaaaactcaaatgaatcctgaattatttttgtaaaagtcTTTAGAAACCAAATGATCGTTGTATAACATTGACAGGTTTGTGGTTTGAAACTAACTGTGTCGAGCCTATGAACCTATTCTGGTAATTGATATGATGCTCCAATACAGTGTTCTAAAGTAGCAGTTGACATTCGTAAGAGTCAGTGAAGGGCCACATCAGTGTATATCTGGTGATATCATTTGAAGAGACGCACTGAAGTAGCCCTTCACTAATTTAATTGGATTTAACTTGTTGCATGtctatttctaaacattttcatGATGCTACATCACTGTTTTTCCTCCTGTCTTTGCTTTCTGTCTTACTTTCAAGTCAAGcctctatttctttttcttcactgctTATTTACTACTTTATTGGCTTTGTTATGTTGTCTCCTGAAAATTTGAAAGGTCTTGCATCTGATCTAAGTCAGGGGTATTCAGAGTGACGTGAAGGTGAGTGGTAAACAACTGCCACAAGTCTTACaagtgtttccatccatccatccatccatccattctcttccgcttatccgaggtcgggtcacgggggcagcagcttgagcagagatgcccagacttccctctccccggccacttcttctagctcttccgggagaatcccgaggcgttcccaggccagccgggagacatagtcccctccagcgtgtcctgggtcttccccggggccttctcccggttggacgtgcccggaacacctcaccagggaggcgtccaggaggcatcctgatcagatgcccgagccacctcatctgactcctctcgatgcggaggagcagcggctctactctgagcccctcccggatgactgagtttctcaccctatctttaagggagagcccagacaccctgcggaggaaactcatttcagccgcttgtattcgcgatctcgttctttcggtcactacccatagctcatgaccataggtgagggtaggaacatagatcgaccggtaaattcagagctttgccttatggctcagctacAAGTGTTTCCTCAAACcttaatcaataaatattttgtttaacagAGCAGGGTgtattttgaattacatttttactaATAATTATGAAATCatttatacaaataagtatagtactacggtgttgtaccatgttagccattacgaGTGTAgcgagaagtcaagtaaaatgacgtcttttattggctgactaaaaagattacaatatgcaagttttcgaggcaactcaggccccttcttctggagttccctgtgtttatc is a window of Erpetoichthys calabaricus chromosome 7, fErpCal1.3, whole genome shotgun sequence DNA encoding:
- the gng10 gene encoding guanine nucleotide-binding protein G(I)/G(S)/G(O) subunit gamma-10, translated to MSSNSNLSSMRRLVEQLKLEASVERIKVSQAALELQQYCIQNACKDALLVGVPAGSNPFREPRSCSVL